A stretch of the Kroppenstedtia eburnea genome encodes the following:
- a CDS encoding glutamate-5-semialdehyde dehydrogenase gives MSQIEKQAAAARSASKRLAIASAEQKNESLQAIARALRNRKSRILEQNREDLAAGEKAGLSTALMDRLKLTEQRLEAMAAGLEVLTRLPDPVGEVLEVTDGEKNLRIEKIRVPLGVVGMIFEARPNVTVDASGLTLKSGNAVILRGSSSALCSNSVLVDVIREALADTSLPPEAVQLVTDPGRETVRELITCKGWIDVVIPRGGPGLIRRVVREATVPVLETGAGNCHIYVDRTADPGMAGNIVTNAKTDRPGVCNATETLLVHRDWAEKHLSKLCKELTLQQVEIRGCSRTRRVFPRAVPATATDWETEYLERVLAVKVVDSLGEAMDHIDRYGTGHSEAIITEDDAAARRFLQGVDAAAVYHNASTRFTDGSQFGMGAEIGISTQKLHARGPMGLRELTSHKYRIHGTGQIR, from the coding sequence ATGAGCCAAATCGAAAAACAAGCGGCGGCGGCCCGCTCCGCCTCGAAAAGGCTGGCGATCGCATCGGCGGAACAGAAAAATGAATCCCTTCAGGCCATCGCCCGCGCATTGCGCAATCGAAAGTCGCGGATCCTGGAACAAAACCGGGAGGATCTGGCCGCCGGGGAAAAGGCCGGCCTCTCCACCGCCCTGATGGACCGGTTGAAATTGACGGAACAACGGCTGGAAGCGATGGCCGCGGGACTGGAAGTGTTGACCCGCCTGCCGGATCCCGTCGGTGAAGTCCTGGAAGTCACCGACGGAGAAAAGAATCTGCGCATCGAAAAGATCCGGGTGCCCCTGGGGGTGGTCGGGATGATCTTTGAAGCCCGCCCCAATGTCACCGTGGATGCGTCGGGACTCACCCTGAAATCAGGAAATGCCGTCATCCTGCGTGGAAGTTCCTCCGCCCTCTGTTCCAACTCCGTCTTGGTGGATGTCATCCGCGAGGCCCTGGCTGACACCTCCCTCCCTCCGGAGGCTGTCCAACTGGTGACAGACCCCGGCCGGGAAACCGTCCGGGAATTGATCACCTGCAAGGGATGGATCGACGTGGTCATCCCCCGGGGCGGTCCCGGTCTGATCCGGCGGGTGGTCCGGGAAGCCACGGTTCCGGTATTGGAGACGGGAGCAGGCAACTGCCATATCTATGTGGACAGGACTGCCGATCCCGGGATGGCCGGCAACATTGTGACCAACGCAAAAACCGACCGTCCCGGTGTCTGCAATGCCACTGAGACCCTCCTCGTCCATCGGGATTGGGCGGAGAAGCATTTATCGAAGCTGTGTAAAGAGTTGACCCTGCAGCAAGTGGAGATCCGGGGTTGCTCCCGGACCCGGCGCGTTTTCCCACGGGCGGTTCCAGCCACGGCAACCGACTGGGAAACGGAGTATTTGGAGCGGGTGCTGGCGGTAAAAGTGGTCGACTCCCTCGGGGAAGCCATGGATCATATCGATCGCTACGGCACCGGTCACTCCGAAGCCATCATCACGGAAGACGATGCTGCCGCCCGCCGTTTTCTGCAGGGTGTCGATGCCGCCGCTGTCTATCACAACGCCTCCACCCGCTTCACCGACGGATCTCAGTTCGGGATGGGTGCGGAGATCGGGATCAGCACCCAGAAGCTCCATGCCCGGGGTCCCATGGGCTTGCGGGAGCTTACTTCCCACAAATACCGGATTCACGGTACCGGACAGATCCGGTAA
- a CDS encoding acyl-CoA synthetase yields MKAVWSNTIGDLLRRSAIRSPDQEALIFGERRWTYRQLEEASNRLARQLLERGLQKGDRVAAYGRNSDACVLLWLAAAKAGLVHVPINYALTGDELIYLVSQSGSRALFIDPGLARQVEAVQEQLPVEIQGTLRDGEKLDVLQLAGTGSGEPPEVEVGEADLVQLLYTSGTTSAPKGAMMTHRAFIHEYISSVQALDFRPDDSPLHALPLYHSAQMHVFLMPYLMLGATNRLLEGPDPEKVLQILGHEEINSFFAPPTFWIALLNHRDFQVKSLQKAYYGASIMPVPVLKKLQEAVKGLDLYNCFGQSEIAPLATVLRPEDHEQRPDSAGKPVLFVELRVVDEEMEDVKPGQMGEIIYRSPQLCRGYWEQPEETEAAFMGGWFHSGDLARIDEEGYIYIVDRKKDVINTGGVLVASREVEEVIYAHPEVKEVAVISTPDPKWMEAVTAVVVLKEGAVVTESELIQYAKQHLASFKVPKILRFATDLPRNASGKILKRKLREERAEV; encoded by the coding sequence GTGAAAGCGGTCTGGAGCAATACCATCGGGGACCTTCTTCGTCGAAGTGCCATTCGGTCGCCTGATCAAGAGGCGCTCATCTTCGGGGAGCGCCGATGGACGTACCGGCAGTTGGAAGAGGCGAGCAACCGACTGGCCCGGCAATTATTGGAGAGGGGTTTGCAAAAAGGGGATCGGGTGGCGGCCTATGGGCGCAATTCCGATGCTTGTGTGTTACTCTGGCTGGCGGCGGCCAAAGCGGGGTTGGTGCATGTCCCCATCAATTATGCCTTGACCGGGGACGAGCTGATCTATCTGGTGAGCCAATCCGGCAGCAGGGCCTTGTTCATCGATCCGGGGTTGGCACGACAGGTGGAGGCGGTACAGGAGCAACTGCCGGTGGAAATCCAGGGGACGCTGAGGGACGGGGAGAAGCTGGATGTGCTTCAACTGGCCGGGACAGGCTCCGGCGAGCCGCCGGAGGTGGAGGTGGGGGAGGCCGATCTGGTCCAGTTGCTGTACACATCCGGGACCACCTCGGCTCCCAAGGGAGCGATGATGACCCATCGGGCATTCATCCATGAATATATCAGCTCTGTCCAGGCGTTGGATTTCCGGCCCGACGACAGCCCGCTCCATGCCCTCCCCCTGTATCACTCGGCTCAGATGCATGTCTTTTTGATGCCGTATCTGATGCTGGGGGCAACCAACCGTCTGCTGGAAGGCCCGGACCCGGAGAAAGTGCTGCAGATCTTGGGCCATGAGGAGATCAACAGTTTTTTCGCTCCCCCCACCTTTTGGATCGCGCTGTTGAATCATCGCGATTTTCAGGTGAAATCCCTGCAGAAGGCGTATTACGGTGCATCGATCATGCCGGTGCCGGTGCTGAAAAAACTGCAGGAGGCGGTGAAGGGGCTGGACTTGTACAACTGCTTCGGCCAATCGGAAATCGCTCCCCTCGCCACTGTGCTGCGTCCGGAGGATCATGAGCAGCGTCCCGATTCGGCGGGCAAACCGGTACTGTTCGTGGAATTGCGGGTGGTGGATGAGGAGATGGAGGACGTGAAGCCGGGGCAGATGGGGGAGATTATCTATCGCTCCCCACAACTCTGCCGGGGGTATTGGGAGCAGCCGGAGGAGACGGAGGCGGCCTTTATGGGAGGATGGTTTCATTCCGGGGATTTGGCCCGCATCGATGAGGAAGGGTACATCTATATTGTGGACCGCAAAAAAGATGTGATCAACACCGGTGGGGTGCTGGTGGCTTCCAGAGAAGTGGAAGAGGTGATCTATGCCCATCCGGAGGTGAAAGAGGTGGCTGTCATCTCCACTCCCGACCCCAAATGGATGGAAGCGGTGACAGCCGTGGTGGTGCTGAAGGAGGGGGCGGTGGTCACGGAGTCGGAACTGATCCAGTATGCCAAACAACATCTGGCCTCCTTTAAAGTGCCTAAAATCCTGCGTTTTGCAACGGATCTGCCCCGTAATGCCTCAGGCAAAATTCTGAAACGGAAATTGCGGGAGGAACGGGCAGAAGTATGA